A DNA window from Alligator mississippiensis isolate rAllMis1 chromosome 11, rAllMis1, whole genome shotgun sequence contains the following coding sequences:
- the LOC109283977 gene encoding butyrophilin subfamily 3 member A2 isoform X7: protein MKPVITRNGHIAMERGVSSFPLGPIVSLSLPSCITLLVSLQIHQLMAAQFRVTGPAQPIIVSVGEAAVLPCCLSPRMNAEDMEVRWFRSWFSPYVHLYRHRRDQYAQQMPEYQRRTWLIKDDITSGSVFLIICSVRPSDHGQYKCSFQSGSSYEEALLDLQVTAMGSGPHISADGYQDGGIQVGCRSAGWYPEPKAHWRDHRGQLLPTTFEEISMDTDGLFHTEISIIIMEESNRKVTCCVRNPLLNQEKTATVDIADHFFTRVSPTVVALAVILGILVFVIVLGGFCLWRLLCAKGALQSELEREKKRHLVGKGTLQSKTESGKAALQSELEIEKGRQHIGLLPVFGHYTRAPRVFKDPC from the exons ATGAAACCTGTTATCACCAGGAATG GCCACATCGCCATGGAGAGAGGGGTTTCCTCATTCCCCCTTGGCCCCATAGTGAGCCTCTCTCTGCCCAGTTGCATCACTCTCCTGGTTTCACTCCAGATTCACCAGCTGATGGCAG CCCAGTTCAGAGTGACTGGACCAGCCCAGCCCATCATCGTCTCTGTGGGAGAagctgctgtcctcccctgctgcctctccccccgTATGAATGCTGAGGACATGGAGGTGCGGTGGTTCCGGTCCTGGTTCTCTCCCTACGTGCACTTGTACCGACATAGACGGGATCAGTATGCACAGCAGATGCCTGAATATCAAAGGAGGACTTGGCTCATAAAGGATGACATCACCAGTGGGAGCGTCTTCCTGATAATATGCAGTGTCCGACCTTCTGACCACGGGCAGTACAAGTGCTCTTTCCAGTCTGGTAGCTCCTATGAAGAAGCTCTGTTGGACCTGCAGGTGACAG CTATGGGCTCTGGCCCCCACATCTCTGCTGATGGCTACCAGGATGGAGGGATACAGGTTGGGTGTCGATCAGCTGGATGGTACCCAGAGCCCAAGGCTCACTGGAGAGATCACCGTGGGCAGCTTTTACCAACAACCTTTGAGGAAATCTCCATGGATACCGACGGACTGTTTCACACAGAGATTTCTATTATTATCATGGAAGAGTCTAACCGGAAAGTGACCTGTTGTGTCAGAAACCCACTCCTCAACCAGGAGAAAACAGCAACAGTTGATATTGCAG ATCACTTTTTCACACGGGTCTCCCCCACAGTGGTGGCACTGGCTGTGATCCTGGGGATCCTGGTGTTTGTCATTGTCCTGGGCGGTTTCTGCCTCTGGCGGCTGCTCTGTGCAAAAG gagccctgcagtctgAACTGGAGAGGGAGAAAA AGAGGCATCTCGTAGGAAAAG GAACTTTGCAATCGAAGACAGAAAGTGGGAAAG CAGCCCTGCAGTCTGAACTGGAGATTGAGAAAG
- the LOC109283977 gene encoding butyrophilin subfamily 3 member A2 isoform X9, protein MKPVITRNGHIAMERGVSSFPLGPIVSLSLPSCITLLVSLQIHQLMAAQFRVTGPAQPIIVSVGEAAVLPCCLSPRMNAEDMEVRWFRSWFSPYVHLYRHRRDQYAQQMPEYQRRTWLIKDDITSGSVFLIICSVRPSDHGQYKCSFQSGSSYEEALLDLQVTAMGSGPHISADGYQDGGIQVGCRSAGWYPEPKAHWRDHRGQLLPTTFEEISMDTDGLFHTEISIIIMEESNRKVTCCVRNPLLNQEKTATVDIADHFFTRVSPTVVALAVILGILVFVIVLGGFCLWRLLCAKGALQSELEREKKRHLVGKGTLQSKTESGKALQSELEIEKGRQHIGLLPVFGHYTRAPRVFKDPC, encoded by the exons ATGAAACCTGTTATCACCAGGAATG GCCACATCGCCATGGAGAGAGGGGTTTCCTCATTCCCCCTTGGCCCCATAGTGAGCCTCTCTCTGCCCAGTTGCATCACTCTCCTGGTTTCACTCCAGATTCACCAGCTGATGGCAG CCCAGTTCAGAGTGACTGGACCAGCCCAGCCCATCATCGTCTCTGTGGGAGAagctgctgtcctcccctgctgcctctccccccgTATGAATGCTGAGGACATGGAGGTGCGGTGGTTCCGGTCCTGGTTCTCTCCCTACGTGCACTTGTACCGACATAGACGGGATCAGTATGCACAGCAGATGCCTGAATATCAAAGGAGGACTTGGCTCATAAAGGATGACATCACCAGTGGGAGCGTCTTCCTGATAATATGCAGTGTCCGACCTTCTGACCACGGGCAGTACAAGTGCTCTTTCCAGTCTGGTAGCTCCTATGAAGAAGCTCTGTTGGACCTGCAGGTGACAG CTATGGGCTCTGGCCCCCACATCTCTGCTGATGGCTACCAGGATGGAGGGATACAGGTTGGGTGTCGATCAGCTGGATGGTACCCAGAGCCCAAGGCTCACTGGAGAGATCACCGTGGGCAGCTTTTACCAACAACCTTTGAGGAAATCTCCATGGATACCGACGGACTGTTTCACACAGAGATTTCTATTATTATCATGGAAGAGTCTAACCGGAAAGTGACCTGTTGTGTCAGAAACCCACTCCTCAACCAGGAGAAAACAGCAACAGTTGATATTGCAG ATCACTTTTTCACACGGGTCTCCCCCACAGTGGTGGCACTGGCTGTGATCCTGGGGATCCTGGTGTTTGTCATTGTCCTGGGCGGTTTCTGCCTCTGGCGGCTGCTCTGTGCAAAAG gagccctgcagtctgAACTGGAGAGGGAGAAAA AGAGGCATCTCGTAGGAAAAG GAACTTTGCAATCGAAGACAGAAAGTGGGAAAG CCCTGCAGTCTGAACTGGAGATTGAGAAAG
- the LOC109283977 gene encoding butyrophilin subfamily 3 member A2 isoform X10, which produces MKPVITRNGHIAMERGVSSFPLGPIVSLSLPSCITLLVSLQIHQLMAAQFRVTGPAQPIIVSVGEAAVLPCCLSPRMNAEDMEVRWFRSWFSPYVHLYRHRRDQYAQQMPEYQRRTWLIKDDITSGSVFLIICSVRPSDHGQYKCSFQSGSSYEEALLDLQVTAMGSGPHISADGYQDGGIQVGCRSAGWYPEPKAHWRDHRGQLLPTTFEEISMDTDGLFHTEISIIIMEESNRKVTCCVRNPLLNQEKTATVDIADHFFTRVSPTVVALAVILGILVFVIVLGGFCLWRLLCAKGALQSELEREKRTLQSKTESGKAALQSELEIEKGRQHIGLLPVFGHYTRAPRVFKDPC; this is translated from the exons ATGAAACCTGTTATCACCAGGAATG GCCACATCGCCATGGAGAGAGGGGTTTCCTCATTCCCCCTTGGCCCCATAGTGAGCCTCTCTCTGCCCAGTTGCATCACTCTCCTGGTTTCACTCCAGATTCACCAGCTGATGGCAG CCCAGTTCAGAGTGACTGGACCAGCCCAGCCCATCATCGTCTCTGTGGGAGAagctgctgtcctcccctgctgcctctccccccgTATGAATGCTGAGGACATGGAGGTGCGGTGGTTCCGGTCCTGGTTCTCTCCCTACGTGCACTTGTACCGACATAGACGGGATCAGTATGCACAGCAGATGCCTGAATATCAAAGGAGGACTTGGCTCATAAAGGATGACATCACCAGTGGGAGCGTCTTCCTGATAATATGCAGTGTCCGACCTTCTGACCACGGGCAGTACAAGTGCTCTTTCCAGTCTGGTAGCTCCTATGAAGAAGCTCTGTTGGACCTGCAGGTGACAG CTATGGGCTCTGGCCCCCACATCTCTGCTGATGGCTACCAGGATGGAGGGATACAGGTTGGGTGTCGATCAGCTGGATGGTACCCAGAGCCCAAGGCTCACTGGAGAGATCACCGTGGGCAGCTTTTACCAACAACCTTTGAGGAAATCTCCATGGATACCGACGGACTGTTTCACACAGAGATTTCTATTATTATCATGGAAGAGTCTAACCGGAAAGTGACCTGTTGTGTCAGAAACCCACTCCTCAACCAGGAGAAAACAGCAACAGTTGATATTGCAG ATCACTTTTTCACACGGGTCTCCCCCACAGTGGTGGCACTGGCTGTGATCCTGGGGATCCTGGTGTTTGTCATTGTCCTGGGCGGTTTCTGCCTCTGGCGGCTGCTCTGTGCAAAAG gagccctgcagtctgAACTGGAGAGGGAGAAAA GAACTTTGCAATCGAAGACAGAAAGTGGGAAAG CAGCCCTGCAGTCTGAACTGGAGATTGAGAAAG
- the LOC109283977 gene encoding butyrophilin subfamily 1 member A1 isoform X13, whose product MKPVITRNGHIAMERGVSSFPLGPIVSLSLPSCITLLVSLQIHQLMAAQFRVTGPAQPIIVSVGEAAVLPCCLSPRMNAEDMEVRWFRSWFSPYVHLYRHRRDQYAQQMPEYQRRTWLIKDDITSGSVFLIICSVRPSDHGQYKCSFQSGSSYEEALLDLQVTAMGSGPHISADGYQDGGIQVGCRSAGWYPEPKAHWRDHRGQLLPTTFEEISMDTDGLFHTEISIIIMEESNRKVTCCVRNPLLNQEKTATVDIAGTLQSKTESGKAALQSELEIEKGRQHIGLLPVFGHYTRAPRVFKDPC is encoded by the exons ATGAAACCTGTTATCACCAGGAATG GCCACATCGCCATGGAGAGAGGGGTTTCCTCATTCCCCCTTGGCCCCATAGTGAGCCTCTCTCTGCCCAGTTGCATCACTCTCCTGGTTTCACTCCAGATTCACCAGCTGATGGCAG CCCAGTTCAGAGTGACTGGACCAGCCCAGCCCATCATCGTCTCTGTGGGAGAagctgctgtcctcccctgctgcctctccccccgTATGAATGCTGAGGACATGGAGGTGCGGTGGTTCCGGTCCTGGTTCTCTCCCTACGTGCACTTGTACCGACATAGACGGGATCAGTATGCACAGCAGATGCCTGAATATCAAAGGAGGACTTGGCTCATAAAGGATGACATCACCAGTGGGAGCGTCTTCCTGATAATATGCAGTGTCCGACCTTCTGACCACGGGCAGTACAAGTGCTCTTTCCAGTCTGGTAGCTCCTATGAAGAAGCTCTGTTGGACCTGCAGGTGACAG CTATGGGCTCTGGCCCCCACATCTCTGCTGATGGCTACCAGGATGGAGGGATACAGGTTGGGTGTCGATCAGCTGGATGGTACCCAGAGCCCAAGGCTCACTGGAGAGATCACCGTGGGCAGCTTTTACCAACAACCTTTGAGGAAATCTCCATGGATACCGACGGACTGTTTCACACAGAGATTTCTATTATTATCATGGAAGAGTCTAACCGGAAAGTGACCTGTTGTGTCAGAAACCCACTCCTCAACCAGGAGAAAACAGCAACAGTTGATATTGCAG GAACTTTGCAATCGAAGACAGAAAGTGGGAAAG CAGCCCTGCAGTCTGAACTGGAGATTGAGAAAG